Genomic segment of uncultured Tolumonas sp.:
TGGATGGCTGGGAACTTTTCCGCAAAACGTTGCAGCAATAAACGAGACAGCGCCATACCAATCCAGGCAATAAGTCCAATATGCATGCCGGAAATTGCTATGAGATGGATTAAGCCGGTATCACGAAGTGTCTGCCAATCGTCTTTATCAACATCCTGTTGTTCACCGTAAATCAACGCCATCAATAGTTCGGGTTGATAAAATTCATGCATTAGCTGGCGCGATTTATCCAGCCACTGATCACGCCAGTGGTGGTCGGCCTGATAAGTCAATGCGAGTTGACTGATTGTGCCGGTCGCAGTAACTCCTTGCCCCAACAACCAGCGCTCAGCATTAAATCCGACTGGATTCCCCAAACCATGGGGTATTTTCAGTTTCGCCAGAATATGGAGCTTATCGCCACGTTTCAGCCGATATTTATTATTGTTTAACGTTAATCGAATTGTCGGCTCGATCCAAAATGTCTGTTGATTGATCTGCTGAGCAGAAACTAAGAGTTGCTGGTGATCTGATTTTTGATAGGCCTGAGTAACAGTGACATTTAGCTCATGCTGTGCAGGTGGTTCCAGATGTTGAGTTTTTAACCAACACAGTTGAAGGTTAAAAAAAACGACAGCCCAACCAAGACCACATAAAACAGCACCAGAGAATCGATAACGAAACAGTAAAAATAATCCGAGGAGTAAAACAGCACTCCCTAACCAAATTGGCGGCAATTCAGGCCAGATCAATGCAGTACAGATACCCAAGGCTATTCCCAGCAGCAACCTTTCCACGATTGATCTCTTAATTAAGTCATTGAATTGCTATTTTCACGTTCTGAATAGGCGGCTAAAAGCTGTTGGTTTTTACGTTTCGGGAAAATTTTGCGTTCAAAAAACCAACGATCAGATCTCAGGAGGTTGCTTATTTCACATAAAAGGGAGAAAACTACCCCTGATTTACACACGCACCATCTAATGAGTGTCATAATCGGCCAACATTATGTTGTTGTAGTTTGATGCGTTGTCTCTAACTGATTAGTAAAATAACCATGAGACTACCGGGCAGGAATGGGGTGAAAAATACAATAAGATGGACATTCTAATTTCCATTTTCTCTGATTATGGCTATGTCGCCGTTTTCGTTATGCTGTTGCTTTGTGGTTTTGGCCTACCGATCCCTGAAGATATCACACTGGTTGCAGGCGGAATAATTGCCGGTTTAGGTTATGCAGATGTGCATACTATGTTTGCCGTATGCATGGCTGGGGTACTGATTGGCGATGGTACTATGTTTACCTTGGGGCATACTTTTGGTCAGCGCATACTGGCTTTTGCACCGATCAGACGTATTGTGACGCCACACCGCTTTGCTCAGGTGCAGGAAAAATTCGTTAAATATGGTAACTGGGTACTTTTTGTGGCTCGTTTCTTACCTGGTTTACGTTCGCCAATTTTTATCGTTGCAGGTATGAGTCGCCGCATTTCCATTTGGCAATTTATAATAATGGATGGCCTTGCCGCTTGTATTTCTGTACCCGTCTGGGTTTATCTCGGTGACTATGGTGCGTATAACCGCGATTGGCTGCTGCATATGGTTAAACGCGGCCAAACCGGTATCTACTCACTACTGGCCTTGGGAATATTGATACTGGTTGTTATGGTTTTACGCCACAGACGCAGTAAACAATAAGCTGAGATAAAATAAAAAAACCAGCGGATCCGCTGGTTTTTTTTATACGTGCAATTTGAAATTAATGCCCTAGCTCTCTGGCGGGTAATAACTGACTCGCTCGCCAAGCCGGATATAATGTTGCCAATAAACTCATCAAGATCGCCGCCGCCGTCACCACGACCACATCCATCAGATGCAGTTCAGATGGTAGAAAATCGATAAAGTAGATCTCAGGGTTCAGGAACTGATAACCAATTAATTGCTCCAACCCGTGAATGATTGATGACAAATATTGGGCCAGTAAACAGCCCAGCAACGCACCGCCTCCCGCACCAATCAATCCATTCACCATGCCTTGCGTCATAAACACCAGTCGGATCTGCCAATTCCCGGCCCCCATGGTCTTGAGTATCGCGATATCGCCCCGTTTTTCATTTACCGCCATCACCAGCGTCGACACGATATTAAAACACGCGACAGCTACCACCATCAGTAACACTACGTACATGACTGTTCGCACCATTTGAATATCTTGATACAGATAGCCTTGCGAGGTCATCCAGCTGCGCAGATACATACGATACGGTAATTGATTGGCCGCTTGATAAGCGATGGTTTGAGCAGAAAGCACATCATTTACTTCGATGCTTAATCCCTGCACTTCATTTTTCCAGCCCAGCATGGATTGCGCATCTTGCAGATGAATATAGCCTAATAAACCATCTAACTGACCGCCTAATTTCAGCAGACCCACCACAGTAAACTGACGTTGCATGGGGGCAGCAAAAGCGGATTGGGCATTTTTATCCGGCACTTGCATGGTGACACTATCACCAATTTTCACACCAAGTTTTTTGGCAATTTGCTGACCGATGATCACCCCATTTTCGCCAGGATGTAGCGCATCCAGCCCATCGCCAGTCATATAGTTGCCAGCTTGTGAGATCTCTTTTTCTTCAGCAGGTAACACCGCGCGTAATTGCGCCGCTTTCATTTTACCACCCGCTTCCAACATACCGTTTAGCGAAATCAACGGTGCAACGGCGGTAATTCCAGGCTGTTTTTTT
This window contains:
- a CDS encoding DedA family protein, which codes for MDILISIFSDYGYVAVFVMLLLCGFGLPIPEDITLVAGGIIAGLGYADVHTMFAVCMAGVLIGDGTMFTLGHTFGQRILAFAPIRRIVTPHRFAQVQEKFVKYGNWVLFVARFLPGLRSPIFIVAGMSRRISIWQFIIMDGLAACISVPVWVYLGDYGAYNRDWLLHMVKRGQTGIYSLLALGILILVVMVLRHRRSKQ
- the lolE gene encoding lipoprotein-releasing ABC transporter permease subunit LolE, translated to MFQPFALFVGLRYSRTRRSSRFVSFISASSIIGIALGVMALILGLSAMNGFERELRQRVLAVIPHAEVELVSGGFSDWPSAIRILKKQPGITAVAPLISLNGMLEAGGKMKAAQLRAVLPAEEKEISQAGNYMTGDGLDALHPGENGVIIGQQIAKKLGVKIGDSVTMQVPDKNAQSAFAAPMQRQFTVVGLLKLGGQLDGLLGYIHLQDAQSMLGWKNEVQGLSIEVNDVLSAQTIAYQAANQLPYRMYLRSWMTSQGYLYQDIQMVRTVMYVVLLMVVAVACFNIVSTLVMAVNEKRGDIAILKTMGAGNWQIRLVFMTQGMVNGLIGAGGGALLGCLLAQYLSSIIHGLEQLIGYQFLNPEIYFIDFLPSELHLMDVVVVTAAAILMSLLATLYPAWRASQLLPARELGH